In Planctomonas sp. JC2975, the genomic stretch GAGCGCGTCGAGACGCATCTCGAGCAGCTCGACGAGGTTCTCACCGGTCAGACCCTGGGTGCGACGGGCCTCGTTGAACGCGATGCGGAGCTGCTTCTCGCGGATGCCGTACTGGGCGCGCAGACGCTGCTTCTCACGCAGACGCACTGCGTAGTCGCTGTCGGCCTTGCGCTTGGTGCGGCCGTGCTCACCGGGAGCGTAGGGGCGCTTCTCGAGGATGCGCGCGGCCTTCGGGGTCAGGGCGACGCCCAGCGACCGGGAGAGGCGGGTCTTGCTGCGGGAACGTGAAGACACGTTTGTCCTTTCGTAGGTTCTTCTCACTTGTGCTACCCCCTGCCGCATCCGATCGATGAACGATCGGTTCGGTGGGCAGCCATTGGCTGATCCGGCGACGCACGTCGGATGACGCGCACGGAACAGTGCTCGTGCACAGCTCCGCCGTGGTCGCTTTCGCAATGGGAGGGATGGCCGGGGTTGCTCGGCTAAAGAGCACTGCCCTCGAAGATCGAGTCTTGCGAAGAACAGCCCTGACGATCGGATGCCCGCAGCCGCACGGAATCCAGATCTCGGCCCGTCAATGGTACCAGAGTGCGGCTCGTCTTCCGCCCGCTCCCCCGGCGACCGTGAGACACCTATTTGCCGCGCGTGATGCGCCGCAGCTTCGCCAGGCGCGCAGCGATCTCCCGCTCGTTTCCGTGCTCCGTCGGCGAGTAGTACAGGGAGTCCTTCAGCACGTCGGGCAGGTAGTCCTGCCGCACGACCCCGAGATCGTCGTCGTGCGGGTACTTGTACCCCTTGCCGTGTCCAAGTCGCTTGGCACCCGGATAGTGCGCGTCGCGGAGGTGCTTAGGGACGCGTCCGATCTTCCCGGAGCGCACATCGGCGATCGCCGCGTCGAGCGCCATGTACGCGGCGTTCGACTTCGGCGCCGTGGCCAGGTGCACGACGGCCTGCGCGAGCGGGATGCGCCCCTCCGGCATCCCGATGTACTGCACGGCGTCCGCAGCGGCGACGGCGACGCCGAGTGCCGTGGGATCCGCCATGCCGATGTCTTCGGAGGCGAGCACGATGATGCGTCGGGCGATGAACCGGGGATCTTCGCCCGCCTCGATCATCCGGGCCAGATAATGCAGCGCCGCGTCGACATCCGACCCGCGAACGGACTTGATGAACGCGCTGATCACGTCGTAGTGCTCGTCGCCGTTGCGGTCGTATCTCAGCAGCGCGCGATCGACGGCGGATGCCACCAGTTCGGCCGTGACGGTCGGCTTGACATCCGCTTCGTCCGTGCCGCGCTCGGCGTCTTCGCTCGTCGCGGCGTTGTCCTGCGCGGAGTTCGCGGCGGCCTCCAGCGCAGTGAGGGCCCTGCGTGCATCGCCCGACGCGAGGCGGATCAGGGCCGCGCGGGCGTCGGAGTCGACGACGACGGCATCCTTCAGCCCGCGCTCGTCTTTCACGGCGCGATCGATGAGCACGCCGAGGTCGTCGTCGGAGAGCTGCTCGAGTGTGAGCAGAAGGGACCGGGACAGCAGCGGCGAGATGACGGAGAACGACGGATTCTCCGTCGTGGCGGCCACGAGGATGACCCATCCGTTCTCGACCCCTGGAAGCAGGGCATCCTGCTGCGCCTTCGTGAAGCGGTGGATCTCGTCGAGGAAGAGCACTGTGGACACGCCGTACAGGTCGCGGTTGGTCTGCGCCTCGTCCATGACAGTGCGCACGTCGCGCACGCCGGCCGTCACGGCGGAGAGCTCGACGAATCGCCGTCCCGAGGAGTGTGCGATCACCTGTGCAAGCGTGGTCTTCCCGGTGCCGGGCGGACCCCAGAGGATGACGGACACCGAGCCGCGCTCCCCCGTCTTGTCGCCGGCGAGACTGACCAGCGGGGATCCGGGCGTGAGCAAATGGCGTTGTCCGGCGATCTCGTCGAGCCGACGTGGACGCATCCGCACCGCCAGCGGGGTCGCGCCCGCGCGCAGCCCCTGCTGTGTGCTCACCATGACGTCCAGGATAGGAGGTGGCGCCGACAAGCGGCCGCGGCCGGCTGCGGCGAGAAGGATGCCTGCACCGGTTCATTTGGAGCACATGGGCTCGGTGCGTAAAGTTCAGCCTGGGATCGGCCCGGCCTCGGTCCTGGGTCTCGTGTCGTACGACGAACGCGACCCCGTACACCCCTGACTCGGTGCCGCCGCGCACCCCGGTGGAGGATGCCCGTGTCCGCGAAGAAGCAGAGCGACCGCGACGCGCGCCAGGCGCGCGAACGCCTGCGCGCCTATCAAGCGCGCCAGTCGGTGCACGAGCACGCACGACGGAGACGGATCAGGGACAACGCGATCGCCGGCGGCGTCGTGGTCGTCGTTCTCGCCCTCGCCGTCGTCTTCCAGCTCACCTATTTCTCTGCCGGACCCGGCAAGCCTGTCGCCTCACCGAAGGCATCCGCCTCCGCGACTGCGACGCCGACGCCGACGCCGGCAGCGACCGCTCAGAACCAGGGCGATGTGCCCCCGAAGTCGCTGGCGGAGAACCGCACCTGGACAGGCACGCTCACGATCAACGGCATAGCCCTCGGGGTCTCGCTCGACGGCGCGAAGGCGCCGCAGGCCGTTTCTTCCATGATCTCGTTGACCCAGAAGAGCTTCTTCGACAACACCGTGTGCCACCGCCTGACGACCGGTACCACGTTCAAGGTTCTGCAGTGCGGCGACCCGAAGGGCGACGGGACCGGTGGGCCGGGGTACAGCTTCGGCCCGATCGAGAACGCCCCGTCGGACGGCAAGTATCCGGAGGGCACGATCGCGATGGCTCGGCAGTCGGGCAACGCCGACAGCAACGGCAGCCAGTTCTTCATCGTTTACGGCGACACCACGATCCCCAACGACTCGGCCGGCGGGTACACGGTCATCGGCAAGGTGACGAGCGGGCTGAGTCAGTTGAAGACCGACGTCACCGACAAGGGCACGAAGGACGGCAGCGCCGACGGCGTCCCTGCCGTCACACCGAAGATCGACTCCTTCACACTCAAGTAACGCTCGTCGAAGGCCGGATAGGCCGGGCCGGGACGTGCAATAGGCTTTTGTAGGCAATCGACGACCGAACCGGGGTCGTCTACGAACAGGTGAGGCTCGTGTCAACTTCTGATCAGCACCCGTGGGGACGCGTCGACGACGCGGGAGTCGTCTACGTCCGCACCGCCGACGGAGAGCGTGTCGTCGGCGAGTACCCGGATGCCTCCGCAGACGAGGCGCTCGCGTACTTCGAGCGCAAGTACGCCGATCTCGCAGGGCAGGTGGGGCTCCTCGAGCAGCGCGTGCGCCGCGGAACTCCGGCATCGGATGTCGCCAAGGCGGTCGCGTCGCTCCGCGAGTCGGTGGCGAACGCCAACGCCGTCGGCGACCTCGCGTCACTCGACGAGCGTCTCGCCAAACTCGGCGGCACCGTCGAAGAGCTCACCGAGCAGCAGAGCGCGGAGGCCAAGGCCGCGCTGGCCGACGCCATCGCCGAGCGAACCGCCATCGTGGAGCAGGCAGAGGCTCTCGCCGCTGAGGACCCTGCGAAGACGCAGTGGAAGCAGACCAGCGCCCGCCTGGACGAGCTCTTCAACGCGTGGCAGACCCATCAGCACGAAGGCCCTCGCCTTCCGAAGAACGATGCCAACGAGCTGTGGAAGCGATTCCGTGCCGCCCGGACCACGATCGAGCGC encodes the following:
- the rpsD gene encoding 30S ribosomal protein S4; this translates as MRQGVAQVRRTYERTNVSSRSRSKTRLSRSLGVALTPKAARILEKRPYAPGEHGRTKRKADSDYAVRLREKQRLRAQYGIREKQLRIAFNEARRTQGLTGENLVELLEMRLDALVLRAGFARTTAQARQFVVHRHILVDGKIVDRPSFRVKPGQLVHVKARSEGSEPFQVAAAGGHADVLAKTPAYLEVELDKLQARLVRRPKRAEVPVTCDVQLVVEYYAAR
- a CDS encoding replication-associated recombination protein A, which encodes MVSTQQGLRAGATPLAVRMRPRRLDEIAGQRHLLTPGSPLVSLAGDKTGERGSVSVILWGPPGTGKTTLAQVIAHSSGRRFVELSAVTAGVRDVRTVMDEAQTNRDLYGVSTVLFLDEIHRFTKAQQDALLPGVENGWVILVAATTENPSFSVISPLLSRSLLLTLEQLSDDDLGVLIDRAVKDERGLKDAVVVDSDARAALIRLASGDARRALTALEAAANSAQDNAATSEDAERGTDEADVKPTVTAELVASAVDRALLRYDRNGDEHYDVISAFIKSVRGSDVDAALHYLARMIEAGEDPRFIARRIIVLASEDIGMADPTALGVAVAAADAVQYIGMPEGRIPLAQAVVHLATAPKSNAAYMALDAAIADVRSGKIGRVPKHLRDAHYPGAKRLGHGKGYKYPHDDDLGVVRQDYLPDVLKDSLYYSPTEHGNEREIAARLAKLRRITRGK
- a CDS encoding peptidylprolyl isomerase, translating into MSAKKQSDRDARQARERLRAYQARQSVHEHARRRRIRDNAIAGGVVVVVLALAVVFQLTYFSAGPGKPVASPKASASATATPTPTPAATAQNQGDVPPKSLAENRTWTGTLTINGIALGVSLDGAKAPQAVSSMISLTQKSFFDNTVCHRLTTGTTFKVLQCGDPKGDGTGGPGYSFGPIENAPSDGKYPEGTIAMARQSGNADSNGSQFFIVYGDTTIPNDSAGGYTVIGKVTSGLSQLKTDVTDKGTKDGSADGVPAVTPKIDSFTLK